The Geotalea uraniireducens Rf4 genome window below encodes:
- a CDS encoding Ig-like domain-containing protein, translating to MHGLVAHKNLFFVLLFITILLSVNEVYALTIDSVKRTSPAEPTTNAASVDYTVIFSEAVTGLTASNFTVPVTGISGAGVTSVTGSGTTWTATVGTGSGDGTLGFTMENSTGVTDTVGNAVANLPFDGEIYTIDKTVPTVTIGSTAANPTSVSPLPVTVTFSEAVTGFTAEDIVVGNGTAGAFAGSGATYTFNVTPTANGPVTVDIAAGAALDAAGNGNSAAVQFSRNYDNSAPTVTIGSTAADPTRVSPIPVTVTFSEAVTGFAAEDIVVGNGTAGAFAGSGATYTFNVTPTANGPVTVDIAAGAALDAAGNGNSAAVQFSRNYDNTTPTVTIGSMAADPTNVSPIPVTVTFSEAVTGFAAEDIVVGNGTAGAFAGSGATYTFNVTPTATGPVTVDIASGAAQDAAGNGNSAASQLSRNYDNTVPTVTIGSTAANPTNVSPITVTVTFSEAVTGFAAGDITVGNGTVTSGSFTGSGATYTFSVIPTANGAMTVAIAAGVAQDAAGNGNSAAVQFSRNYDNTVPTVTIGSTAANPTRVSPIPVTVTFSEAVIGFAAGDITVGNGTVTSGSFAGSGATYTFSVTPTANGAVTVDVAVGVAQDAAGNGNSASSRFSRIYDNTAPTMDAAASYVNSTHVDVTFSEGVIGADVAANYTAPGLTITAAVSQGGATYRLTTSLQGIGTTYNITANNISDPAGNALSSSDKTATFTRTSASNSAPTTPTLNAPPNGTFNVNEVNTLTPTLAVNNSTDVDLDPLSYTFVVDTVNTFDSPNKKTSTLVPSGAGTTSWTIPSSSPLVDNTTWYWRVTATDGNKGSSPSQTGSFFVNTVNDAPAGLAVSSPTNDPKTEVTDLQPLLTVTNATDLDNDTLTYEFEVATDGSFTNVVAKAVTGVAQGTAGTTTWKVSPALNDNTQYHWRSRAKDQHGLPDSSYSGWVTATFFTNTSNDAPSAPTVNAPLNNNEISTTLTPTLTINNSTDPDRDPLTYTFEIDTDNKFNSPNKQTSPVIAEDAGTTTTSWTPATLSDNTIWYWRVKVTDIHNAEAWMSTGPDKNYSTFFINQFNEAPTVPVVTSPAENGEVDSLNPILTVNATDIDQDPLTYDFEVYSDISLNSSARVARATDQGPNWTVVANPPLVDNTRYYWIVSAKDVHGVYSGWMAASSFIVKNKGDNNLPPSIEITSPGAAEPVTNAKTFTIGWNAADPDSPAFITLYYGNDTSGNDLKQIVSGISKDDTVKSFNWDTSLLSDGPYYVYGKIEDGKSTIYAHSAGPLVIDRTPPNVPVVSGPTLTNSPTPTWSWSSGGGGGNGTYRYKLGNNDLTTGATETAGLTFVPGAALGEGNHTLYVQERDLAGNWSDNGSFAIEVDTVAPTATLSGAPTGETQATSATLTVGGDGVVAYKFQHRYNQGIVADYADETPVSVPISRSTLGEGGHTIAVIGRDSAGNWQASETTTSWIVDTIPPMAVIKDAPPDPNNRTNVNLTVGGDGVVAYRYKLDDGAYSAETPIATMINLASLAEGTHTVAVIGRDSAGNWQAEANAKIIGWMADLTVPALSVSTLPDGSFTSKAELNITGSVTDANLVRSLVLNFTADGVVGSDNLTVDANDAFNYLLTLSAGVNVITITATDMAGNQMIDTRTITYDSSGPQITISAPADNIKTGKPTVDVKVGTDEPAIVEIVVYDGSQTELSRKSSSVPDKSFAATLDLVYNINTLVVTATDATGNKSSDKRTVIYDNQKPTLAITDPAQDIRTDLSIMTLKGVVSDTLGAVTVTVAQLTQDGNAEVLNPPPTLTDSETGQTFEQSITFTGNRVYRFVVTATDEVGNETSVQRNIVYAKPSRGDLNGDRNVDILDALTALQISTGLVAQTDIALINGDVAPLVNGKSVPDGRIDVGDAVIILKVVVNLITL from the coding sequence ATGCACGGTTTGGTTGCTCATAAAAATCTATTTTTTGTGCTGCTTTTCATCACGATTCTTTTGAGTGTGAACGAGGTTTATGCGCTTACCATAGACTCCGTAAAACGCACAAGTCCAGCCGAGCCAACCACCAACGCGGCGAGCGTCGACTACACGGTCATCTTCAGCGAAGCAGTCACTGGCCTTACGGCGAGCAACTTCACCGTGCCGGTGACCGGCATAAGCGGTGCAGGGGTGACCTCGGTCACCGGCTCTGGGACCACTTGGACGGCTACCGTAGGAACCGGGAGCGGCGACGGTACGCTCGGCTTCACCATGGAGAACTCCACAGGGGTCACGGACACGGTGGGCAACGCCGTGGCCAACCTTCCATTCGACGGAGAGATTTACACCATCGACAAAACCGTGCCGACGGTGACCATTGGCTCGACGGCAGCGAATCCGACCAGTGTCTCTCCCCTCCCGGTCACTGTTACCTTCAGCGAGGCGGTGACCGGCTTTACGGCTGAAGATATCGTCGTCGGCAACGGCACGGCTGGAGCCTTTGCTGGTAGCGGCGCCACCTATACCTTTAACGTAACCCCCACAGCCAACGGTCCGGTGACTGTCGATATCGCCGCCGGGGCCGCCTTGGATGCGGCCGGCAACGGCAACAGCGCGGCAGTGCAGTTCAGCCGCAATTATGACAATTCTGCGCCGACGGTGACCATCGGCTCGACCGCAGCCGATCCGACCAGGGTCTCTCCCATCCCCGTGACGGTCACCTTCAGCGAGGCAGTGACCGGGTTTGCGGCTGAAGATATCGTCGTCGGCAACGGCACTGCCGGAGCCTTTGCTGGTAGCGGCGCCACCTATACCTTTAACGTAACCCCCACGGCCAACGGTCCGGTGACCGTCGATATCGCCGCCGGGGCCGCCTTGGATGCGGCCGGCAACGGCAACAGCGCGGCAGTGCAGTTCAGCCGCAATTATGACAATACGACGCCGACGGTGACCATCGGCTCGATGGCAGCCGATCCGACCAATGTCTCTCCCATCCCCGTGACGGTCACCTTCAGCGAGGCGGTGACCGGGTTTGCGGCTGAAGATATCGTCGTCGGCAACGGCACTGCCGGAGCCTTTGCTGGTAGCGGCGCTACCTATACCTTTAACGTAACCCCCACGGCCACCGGTCCGGTGACCGTCGATATCGCCTCCGGGGCCGCCCAGGATGCTGCCGGCAACGGCAACAGCGCCGCTTCCCAGTTGAGCCGCAATTATGACAATACTGTGCCGACGGTGACCATCGGCTCGACGGCAGCCAATCCGACCAACGTCTCTCCCATCACCGTGACTGTCACCTTCAGCGAGGCGGTGACCGGGTTTGCGGCAGGAGATATAACCGTCGGCAACGGCACGGTGACGTCCGGCTCCTTCACCGGAAGCGGTGCCACGTACACCTTTAGCGTCATCCCCACCGCCAACGGAGCGATGACTGTCGCTATCGCCGCCGGTGTCGCCCAAGATGCGGCCGGCAACGGCAACAGCGCGGCAGTGCAGTTCAGCCGCAATTATGACAATACTGTGCCGACGGTGACCATCGGCTCGACGGCAGCCAATCCGACCAGGGTCTCTCCCATCCCCGTGACGGTCACCTTCAGCGAGGCGGTGATCGGGTTTGCGGCAGGAGATATAACCGTCGGCAACGGCACGGTGACGTCCGGCTCCTTTGCCGGGAGCGGTGCCACGTACACCTTTAGCGTCACCCCCACCGCCAACGGAGCGGTGACCGTCGATGTCGCCGTTGGTGTCGCCCAGGATGCGGCCGGCAACGGTAACAGCGCCTCCTCCCGGTTCAGCCGGATTTACGACAATACCGCGCCGACCATGGACGCCGCCGCATCATACGTAAACTCGACCCATGTGGATGTGACCTTCAGCGAGGGGGTTATTGGCGCAGATGTTGCCGCAAACTACACCGCACCCGGTCTGACCATAACTGCGGCAGTATCACAGGGGGGCGCCACGTATCGTCTAACCACCAGTCTCCAGGGAATAGGAACCACCTATAACATAACCGCCAACAACATCTCCGACCCGGCGGGCAACGCCCTGAGCAGCAGCGACAAGACCGCAACCTTCACCAGGACTTCAGCCTCGAACTCCGCTCCGACCACACCGACCCTCAACGCGCCGCCAAACGGGACTTTCAATGTTAATGAAGTCAACACGCTCACTCCCACCCTTGCAGTCAATAACTCAACCGATGTTGACCTGGACCCACTGAGCTACACCTTTGTGGTAGACACGGTCAACACCTTTGACAGCCCCAATAAAAAGACATCAACCCTTGTCCCCTCCGGGGCCGGCACAACGAGTTGGACCATTCCATCATCGTCTCCGCTTGTTGACAACACCACCTGGTACTGGCGCGTCACGGCTACCGACGGCAACAAGGGTTCCTCCCCCTCACAGACGGGCAGCTTCTTCGTCAACACCGTCAACGACGCGCCTGCCGGCCTTGCCGTCAGCTCACCCACCAACGACCCCAAAACAGAGGTAACGGACCTGCAGCCTCTCCTCACCGTCACCAACGCGACGGATCTGGATAACGACACTCTCACCTACGAATTTGAGGTAGCCACGGACGGCAGCTTTACAAACGTCGTGGCAAAGGCGGTCACTGGTGTTGCGCAGGGCACGGCCGGGACTACTACCTGGAAAGTATCGCCCGCGCTTAACGACAACACCCAGTACCACTGGAGGAGCAGGGCAAAAGACCAGCACGGGTTGCCCGACAGCAGTTATAGTGGCTGGGTGACCGCCACATTCTTCACCAATACGAGCAACGACGCGCCGTCTGCCCCGACGGTCAACGCACCGCTGAACAATAATGAAATATCCACCACGCTCACCCCCACGCTCACGATCAACAATTCCACGGATCCGGACCGGGACCCTCTGACCTATACCTTCGAGATCGACACGGACAATAAATTCAACAGTCCCAACAAACAGACCTCCCCCGTGATAGCCGAAGACGCGGGGACAACGACGACGAGCTGGACGCCGGCAACATTGAGTGACAACACCATCTGGTACTGGCGGGTCAAGGTGACAGATATTCACAATGCCGAGGCATGGATGTCAACCGGACCCGATAAGAATTACAGTACCTTCTTCATCAATCAATTCAATGAGGCACCGACCGTGCCGGTGGTAACAAGTCCTGCCGAAAACGGCGAAGTGGATTCACTCAACCCGATACTTACCGTCAATGCCACGGACATCGACCAAGACCCCCTCACCTATGATTTCGAGGTATATAGTGACATCAGTCTCAATTCCTCGGCGCGGGTAGCCCGCGCCACAGATCAGGGGCCAAACTGGACGGTTGTCGCCAATCCACCACTTGTCGATAACACCCGCTATTACTGGATAGTCAGTGCGAAAGACGTACATGGCGTATATAGCGGCTGGATGGCGGCGAGCTCGTTCATCGTCAAGAACAAGGGGGACAACAACCTGCCGCCGAGCATCGAAATAACCTCTCCCGGTGCAGCAGAACCGGTGACCAACGCCAAAACCTTTACCATCGGCTGGAACGCCGCCGACCCGGACAGTCCGGCCTTTATCACTCTCTATTATGGCAACGACACCAGCGGAAACGACCTCAAACAGATAGTCTCCGGCATAAGCAAGGATGACACCGTTAAAAGCTTCAATTGGGACACCTCGCTCCTTAGCGATGGGCCTTATTATGTTTATGGCAAAATTGAAGACGGGAAATCAACCATATATGCGCACAGCGCCGGACCGCTGGTCATAGACCGGACACCGCCGAATGTACCGGTTGTGTCCGGGCCGACATTGACTAATAGCCCGACTCCGACCTGGAGCTGGAGCTCGGGAGGCGGGGGCGGCAATGGGACCTACCGTTACAAGTTGGGGAACAACGATCTTACAACAGGCGCGACTGAGACCGCAGGCTTGACCTTTGTGCCAGGGGCGGCGCTGGGCGAGGGGAATCACACCCTATACGTGCAGGAACGCGACCTGGCGGGGAATTGGTCTGACAACGGCAGCTTCGCCATAGAAGTGGATACCGTGGCTCCAACGGCTACCCTGAGCGGCGCACCGACAGGGGAGACTCAGGCGACCAGCGCCACTCTGACCGTCGGCGGGGATGGTGTCGTAGCATACAAATTTCAACACAGATACAACCAGGGCATAGTCGCAGACTATGCTGACGAAACGCCTGTCTCAGTACCAATCAGCCGTTCTACCCTTGGTGAAGGGGGGCACACCATAGCCGTCATCGGCAGGGACAGCGCCGGCAACTGGCAGGCCAGCGAAACGACGACAAGCTGGATCGTTGATACGATTCCGCCGATGGCCGTCATCAAAGACGCTCCGCCTGATCCGAACAATAGAACAAACGTCAACCTTACCGTCGGCGGGGACGGTGTCGTCGCCTATCGTTACAAGCTCGACGACGGCGCTTATTCCGCCGAAACACCCATCGCTACCATGATCAACCTTGCCTCTCTTGCCGAGGGGACGCACACTGTGGCCGTCATCGGCAGGGACAGCGCCGGCAACTGGCAAGCAGAAGCAAACGCCAAGATCATCGGCTGGATGGCGGATCTGACTGTTCCGGCATTAAGCGTCTCCACCCTTCCTGACGGCTCATTCACCAGCAAGGCGGAGCTGAACATTACGGGGAGCGTCACCGACGCCAATCTCGTGAGGAGTCTTGTCCTCAACTTCACAGCCGACGGCGTTGTCGGCTCAGACAATTTAACGGTCGATGCGAATGACGCGTTCAATTATCTATTGACCTTGTCTGCCGGTGTGAACGTCATAACCATCACCGCCACCGACATGGCAGGGAACCAAATGATTGATACGAGGACGATAACCTATGATTCGAGTGGGCCCCAAATCACCATTTCCGCTCCGGCGGACAACATCAAGACCGGCAAGCCGACCGTCGACGTCAAGGTCGGCACGGATGAGCCCGCCATCGTCGAGATCGTCGTTTACGACGGGTCGCAAACGGAACTCTCCAGAAAGTCTTCATCGGTACCGGACAAGAGCTTTGCCGCAACCTTGGATCTCGTTTACAACATCAACACTCTTGTGGTGACGGCCACGGACGCAACCGGGAACAAAAGTTCGGACAAGAGGACCGTGATTTACGACAACCAGAAACCGACACTTGCCATAACCGACCCGGCCCAGGACATCAGGACCGACCTGAGTATCATGACCTTAAAGGGTGTCGTCTCCGATACCTTGGGTGCCGTTACCGTGACCGTAGCCCAATTAACCCAAGACGGGAACGCTGAAGTTCTCAACCCGCCTCCCACGCTTACCGACAGCGAAACCGGGCAGACCTTCGAACAATCGATAACCTTTACGGGAAACAGGGTCTATCGCTTCGTCGTAACGGCAACGGACGAAGTGGGGAACGAAACCAGCGTCCAGCGAAATATCGTTTATGCCAAGCCGTCCAGAGGCGATTTAAACGGTGACCGCAATGTGGATATTCTGGATGCTTTGACAGCGCTGCAGATTTCAACGGGTTTAGTGGCACAAACAGATATCGCCCTGATTAATGGTGACGTCGCCCCGTTGGTAAACGGCAAATCCGTTCCCGACGGGAGGATAGATGTGGGCGATGCGGTGATAATCCTGAAAGTGGTGGTAAATCTGATCACTTTGTAG
- a CDS encoding ferritin family protein codes for MPDFGSPFSGLANDRKLTHEELIRAVRFLVAAEYEAVQMYMQLAESVDNPFARAVLKDVADEERVHAGEFLKLLYHLAPDEEKLYEKGADEVDEIMSNLQKS; via the coding sequence ATGCCTGACTTCGGATCACCATTTTCCGGCCTCGCCAATGATCGCAAATTGACCCACGAAGAACTGATACGCGCCGTTCGTTTTCTTGTAGCGGCAGAGTACGAAGCAGTGCAGATGTACATGCAGCTTGCCGAATCGGTTGACAACCCGTTCGCCCGGGCAGTGCTGAAGGATGTTGCCGACGAAGAGCGGGTCCATGCCGGAGAGTTTCTGAAACTCCTCTACCACCTTGCCCCCGACGAGGAAAAGCTTTACGAAAAAGGGGCCGATGAAGTGGATGAAATCATGAGCAATTTGCAGAAAAGCTGA
- a CDS encoding YggT family protein: MMFILANFLNAVAYVLEFVLNIYMYIIIARAILSWVNPDPYNPIVNFLYRATDPVLYRVRRMLPDMGGLDLSPLIVLLIIFFLQKFLVNSIFELVSRMKFGLGVMP; this comes from the coding sequence ATGATGTTCATCCTTGCCAATTTTCTCAATGCAGTAGCCTATGTTCTGGAATTCGTCCTCAATATCTACATGTACATCATAATTGCCCGGGCAATACTCTCCTGGGTCAATCCCGATCCATACAATCCGATTGTCAACTTTCTCTACCGGGCAACCGATCCTGTTCTTTATCGGGTCCGGCGCATGCTTCCCGATATGGGCGGGTTGGATCTTTCGCCGCTGATCGTACTTCTGATCATTTTTTTCCTGCAGAAATTCCTCGTCAACTCGATTTTTGAACTGGTGAGCAGAATGAAATTCGGTTTGGGAGTCATGCCGTGA
- a CDS encoding DivIVA domain-containing protein, translating into MKITPLDIQQQQFKGKMIGGLDSEDVDAFLQVVAQEMETLIRENTELKEQQSRNAAAIAAMEGQESKLRDAVLAAQQISEDMKANARKEATLLISEAELKGERILADAEKKLVELNNQIQELRREKLQFETALKSLLDTHYKMLSLNEE; encoded by the coding sequence GTGAAAATTACACCACTCGATATCCAGCAGCAGCAGTTCAAGGGTAAAATGATAGGCGGCTTGGATTCGGAGGATGTGGATGCCTTCCTCCAGGTGGTGGCCCAGGAAATGGAAACGCTGATCCGTGAAAATACCGAACTCAAGGAGCAGCAAAGCCGGAACGCGGCAGCCATCGCCGCCATGGAAGGGCAGGAGTCAAAGTTGCGCGACGCAGTGCTGGCTGCACAGCAAATTTCCGAAGATATGAAGGCCAATGCCCGGAAAGAGGCGACCCTGCTGATTTCGGAAGCTGAATTAAAGGGCGAAAGAATCCTTGCCGATGCCGAAAAAAAGCTGGTCGAGTTGAATAACCAGATACAGGAGTTGCGCAGGGAGAAGCTCCAGTTTGAAACCGCGTTGAAATCCCTTCTGGATACCCACTATAAAATGCTTTCCCTAAATGAAGAATGA
- a CDS encoding DUF167 domain-containing protein has protein sequence MKNESDTGGLKITETADGVIFTVHVQPRASRNEICGVQGDELKLRLTAPPVEDAANKLCVELLAKALKVAKSRVTITAGAKSRHKTVKVEGITTEPVLSLLK, from the coding sequence ATGAAGAATGAGAGCGATACAGGCGGCCTGAAGATAACCGAGACCGCCGACGGTGTTATTTTCACGGTTCATGTCCAGCCGCGTGCCTCGCGCAACGAAATTTGCGGCGTTCAGGGAGATGAGCTGAAGCTGCGCCTGACAGCGCCACCGGTGGAAGACGCCGCCAACAAGCTCTGTGTCGAGCTCCTGGCCAAGGCGCTGAAGGTTGCCAAGTCGCGGGTAACCATAACAGCCGGCGCCAAATCAAGGCACAAGACCGTCAAGGTGGAAGGCATCACCACGGAGCCGGTGTTATCACTGCTCAAATGA
- a CDS encoding FmdB family zinc ribbon protein has product MPLYEYQCNSCGDQFELRQKFSDAPASECPKCGGEVTKLISQAGFSLKGGGWYNDGYGSKKSSDAPACPSGGSCAGCPSASA; this is encoded by the coding sequence ATGCCACTCTACGAATACCAATGCAACAGTTGCGGCGATCAGTTTGAATTGCGCCAGAAATTTTCCGATGCCCCGGCCAGCGAATGCCCGAAATGCGGCGGGGAGGTAACGAAACTCATATCCCAGGCCGGGTTCTCCCTCAAAGGCGGGGGATGGTATAACGACGGTTACGGCAGCAAAAAGAGTTCCGATGCGCCGGCCTGCCCTTCGGGCGGCAGTTGCGCCGGATGCCCTTCGGCCTCGGCGTAG
- the folD gene encoding bifunctional methylenetetrahydrofolate dehydrogenase/methenyltetrahydrofolate cyclohydrolase FolD: protein MAKIIDGKAIAAKIRGEITAEVAKLASKGVTPGLAVVLVGEDPASKVYVSMKEKACKDVGIFSDEYKLPVDTSEADLLLLIHKLNSDPKIHGILIQLPLPKQIDTEKVLEAISPEKDADGFHPYNVGRLVIGKPLFQPCTPYGVMVMLKEAGVELAGKEVVVVGRSNIVGKPVAFMCLQQNATVTLCHSKTRDLAAKVGMADVVIAAVGQPEMIKGAWIKEGAVVIDVGVNRVGEKKLVGDVEFDAAAERASAITPVPGGVGPMTITMLLYNTLEAAKRR, encoded by the coding sequence ATGGCTAAAATTATTGACGGCAAGGCGATTGCGGCGAAGATCCGCGGAGAGATAACGGCCGAGGTGGCGAAACTGGCGAGCAAGGGGGTAACGCCGGGACTGGCGGTTGTTCTGGTGGGTGAAGACCCGGCCAGCAAGGTCTATGTGAGCATGAAGGAGAAGGCATGCAAGGATGTGGGTATCTTCTCCGATGAATACAAGCTCCCGGTTGATACAAGCGAAGCAGATCTGCTGCTCCTGATCCACAAACTCAATAGCGACCCGAAGATTCACGGCATCCTCATCCAGCTCCCCCTGCCGAAGCAGATCGATACCGAGAAGGTTCTCGAAGCGATCTCGCCGGAAAAGGATGCGGACGGCTTCCACCCTTACAATGTGGGGCGCCTGGTCATCGGCAAGCCGCTCTTCCAGCCCTGCACCCCTTACGGCGTCATGGTCATGCTCAAAGAAGCCGGCGTGGAACTGGCCGGCAAAGAGGTGGTGGTCGTCGGCCGCTCCAACATCGTCGGCAAGCCTGTCGCCTTCATGTGTCTCCAGCAGAACGCGACCGTGACCCTTTGCCACTCAAAGACCCGGGACCTGGCCGCCAAGGTGGGCATGGCCGATGTGGTCATTGCCGCAGTCGGCCAGCCGGAGATGATCAAGGGGGCGTGGATCAAGGAAGGGGCCGTGGTCATCGACGTCGGTGTCAACCGGGTCGGCGAGAAGAAGCTGGTGGGGGATGTGGAATTCGATGCCGCCGCAGAGCGCGCCTCGGCCATAACCCCGGTGCCGGGCGGAGTCGGCCCCATGACCATCACCATGCTCCTTTACAACACCCTGGAAGCGGCTAAAAGGCGGTAG
- a CDS encoding methylenetetrahydrofolate reductase C-terminal domain-containing protein, with the protein MIVSKQKPIDEILAALAGDGKIFLIGCAKCATVCKAGGEEEVWQMQEVLTSAGKEVTGSVVIDEACHMLRSGRDLRAKKEMVEEADALLVLACGAGIQSISAGTPKKTVAGLDTLFLGNIRRFGQFEQKCSLCGECILTETGCICPVTVCPKGLLNGPCGGMDSGHCETDPEKECVWFQIYERLQAQGTVEKLKKTVPQKDFSKMLKPGKLGIGK; encoded by the coding sequence ATGATCGTCAGCAAGCAAAAACCCATAGATGAAATCCTTGCCGCACTGGCCGGGGACGGGAAAATCTTTCTCATCGGCTGTGCAAAATGTGCCACGGTCTGCAAGGCGGGCGGCGAGGAAGAGGTCTGGCAGATGCAGGAAGTCCTGACCTCCGCCGGCAAAGAAGTGACCGGCTCGGTGGTTATCGACGAGGCCTGCCACATGCTCCGCTCCGGCCGCGACCTGCGCGCCAAAAAGGAAATGGTCGAAGAGGCCGATGCGCTCCTGGTGCTGGCCTGTGGCGCGGGGATCCAGTCGATCTCCGCCGGGACGCCGAAAAAGACCGTTGCCGGCCTTGACACCCTCTTTCTCGGCAATATCCGCCGGTTCGGCCAGTTCGAGCAGAAATGTTCCCTCTGCGGCGAATGCATTCTGACCGAGACCGGCTGTATCTGTCCGGTGACGGTATGTCCCAAGGGTCTCCTCAATGGCCCGTGCGGGGGGATGGACTCTGGTCACTGCGAGACCGACCCGGAAAAGGAGTGCGTCTGGTTTCAGATTTATGAACGCCTTCAGGCCCAGGGAACCGTGGAAAAACTGAAGAAAACGGTGCCGCAGAAAGACTTTTCGAAGATGCTCAAGCCGGGTAAATTGGGGATCGGAAAATAA
- a CDS encoding methylenetetrahydrofolate reductase codes for MTSTLQSKLASGRFVLTAEVCPPKGSDCADFLEKSRKLSGLVDAINVTDNQGATMRISPLAAAALLVREGIEPIFQITCRDRNRLALQSDLLGAAALGIENVLALTGDHISFGDHCAGKPVFDLDSVQLLQAIKGLGAGQDLAGKSVTGAPAFFVGAAAAPEAEPFPLTFYKLEKKVAAGAQFFQTQAIFDPERLRLFSEAVRPLKVKVIAGILLLKSAGMARFVTNNIPGLKVPAPLIEELEAAADPLAAGVAIAGRLAAACKPYCDGLHFMAMGREDLIPEILKAVGGRWSAVGS; via the coding sequence ATGACTTCCACATTGCAATCAAAACTCGCATCCGGCCGCTTCGTCCTGACAGCCGAGGTCTGCCCCCCCAAGGGGAGCGACTGCGCGGATTTTCTGGAAAAATCCCGGAAACTATCCGGTTTGGTGGACGCCATCAATGTCACCGACAACCAGGGCGCGACCATGCGCATCTCCCCCCTTGCGGCCGCTGCACTGCTGGTACGGGAAGGGATAGAGCCGATCTTCCAGATCACCTGCCGCGACAGAAACCGCCTGGCCCTGCAAAGCGACCTCCTCGGCGCTGCTGCCCTGGGTATAGAGAATGTACTGGCCCTTACCGGCGATCACATCTCATTTGGCGATCACTGTGCCGGCAAACCGGTCTTCGACCTGGATTCTGTTCAGCTGCTGCAAGCCATCAAAGGGCTGGGGGCGGGGCAGGATCTGGCCGGGAAGTCGGTCACCGGAGCACCGGCGTTCTTTGTCGGGGCGGCTGCCGCACCCGAAGCGGAACCATTTCCCCTGACTTTCTACAAGCTGGAAAAAAAAGTGGCGGCAGGGGCGCAATTTTTCCAGACCCAGGCAATCTTCGACCCGGAACGGCTGCGCCTTTTCTCTGAGGCGGTCAGACCGCTCAAGGTCAAAGTGATAGCGGGGATACTCCTCCTCAAGTCAGCCGGGATGGCGCGTTTCGTCACCAACAACATTCCTGGCCTGAAGGTACCGGCCCCCTTGATAGAAGAGCTGGAAGCGGCTGCCGATCCGCTGGCTGCCGGGGTAGCCATTGCCGGACGGCTCGCGGCTGCCTGCAAACCATATTGCGACGGCCTCCATTTCATGGCCATGGGGAGGGAAGACCTGATCCCGGAAATATTAAAGGCAGTCGGTGGTCGGTGGTCGGCAGTCGGCAGTTAA
- the galU gene encoding UTP--glucose-1-phosphate uridylyltransferase GalU, producing MQVKKAIFPVAGLGTRFLPATKSTPKEMLPLIDKPLVQYVVEEAVASGIEQILFVTGRSKRAIEDHFDISFELESLLYDKGKDAELSQIREIADMINIFYVRQKQALGLGHAILCAKEFVGNEPFAVLLGDDIIDAEKPCLGQLLEVYRKYRGPVLALEQVPMENISSYGCVKANTISERVFEVVDMVEKPKREEAPSDLAIIGRYILTPDIFPILERQEPGKGGEIQLTDAIKKLANDEAIYGCRFEGIRHDCGDKLGFLKATVDMALKREEFNGEFEAFLRQRLGVCRTQE from the coding sequence ATGCAGGTAAAAAAAGCGATATTCCCCGTTGCCGGACTTGGTACACGGTTTCTTCCCGCCACCAAATCTACTCCCAAAGAGATGCTTCCCCTCATCGACAAGCCCCTGGTGCAGTACGTTGTTGAAGAGGCGGTGGCTTCCGGCATCGAGCAGATTCTGTTCGTGACCGGCCGAAGCAAGCGGGCCATTGAAGATCATTTCGACATTTCCTTCGAGCTTGAATCGCTCCTCTACGATAAGGGGAAGGATGCGGAACTTTCCCAGATCCGTGAAATTGCCGATATGATCAATATCTTCTACGTGCGGCAGAAACAGGCTCTCGGCCTCGGTCACGCCATTCTCTGCGCCAAGGAGTTTGTCGGCAACGAGCCGTTTGCCGTCCTGCTCGGCGATGACATCATCGACGCGGAGAAACCTTGCCTCGGCCAGCTGCTGGAGGTTTACCGGAAGTATCGCGGGCCGGTCCTCGCCCTGGAGCAGGTTCCCATGGAGAACATCTCTTCCTATGGCTGCGTCAAGGCCAATACCATCTCCGAGCGGGTTTTTGAAGTGGTGGACATGGTGGAAAAACCGAAGAGGGAAGAGGCACCGTCGGACCTGGCCATCATCGGCCGTTACATCCTCACCCCCGATATTTTCCCGATCCTGGAGCGACAGGAGCCGGGGAAGGGGGGGGAAATCCAGCTTACCGACGCCATTAAAAAACTGGCAAATGATGAGGCCATCTACGGCTGCCGCTTTGAAGGCATCCGTCACGACTGCGGCGACAAGCTGGGCTTTCTCAAGGCCACGGTGGATATGGCTCTGAAGCGGGAAGAGTTCAACGGCGAGTTCGAAGCGTTCCTGCGGCAAAGGCTAGGAGTCTGTCGGACTCAGGAGTGA